In the genome of Fusarium poae strain DAOMC 252244 chromosome 1, whole genome shotgun sequence, the window GCCACGGTCCTGGACACTGGCAATAGATGCCATGACTGTGGCGTTGGGAACGACGTCGTCCTTTTCCAAGCCAGTGTTGGCCTCGCTCGGTCGAAGAGAGAGTTCTATGCGTCGCTTGCCCTTTCCAGTGGTGGATTCCTCGACAGTGGATACAACGTAGGCTCGAAGGTACTGACCGACGGCAAAGATTGACTTAAGATCGATGCCCTCTTCGTCATCggcttcttcctcctcatcgtcgttgTCCTTGTCGGCGGTCTCGTTCTCGAGACGCTCGGTCAATTGTTGAGAGATGGCAACGATTGAGATGTGACCAGTAAGATTGTTTGGTAATGCGACTTCGACGTCGAGGCTGTTGATTCGTGTGACCTGCGCAAGGACAAGAGAGCCCTTGACCAATTTCTAAACCAAAGTCAGCAACCAACGCAAAATTGATACCTTTTAATGTGCTTACCTTGAAACTGAGACTCTCAACTCGAATTGTTTGTTCCTCCTCTCCAGTCTTCTTGTCCGCCTTCTTATCGCCCTTCAGGGCAgacttcctcttcttcttcttttgatcTTTGCTGGCAGTGTTGAATTCCTCGTCGCGCATGGCATCAGCCTTGGCTTCGATGTTAATCTTCTTCTGCTCTAGGGGAGTAAGAACGCTTGCGCCACCTCGAGGGAACATTGGTTCATCCTCCTTCAAGATTGAGACGACGGGAGCCTTCTCAGGCTCGTCGGCGCTCTTCTTGGGAGCGGGCTTCGCATCCTTGCCGACTTTCTCTTTTGTTGTAGGTCGGGCTTCTTTTGTGTTCTTTGCCGATTTGGCGGGGGGGTTACCGCCAGGGGCGTCTTTTCGCTTGAGGTTGCTCATTGTGAAAGACGTTGGCGCATCACCAACTGCTCTGTCTTTCACTGTTCGTCTAAGTTACATCTGGGTCGAAATTTTTCTTTACCTTTTGCTTATCGATAACATGAAAAAACTATGGAGCTCCATCTCTTGGCATGTCTAGACCGACTAAAAGGCAGGTCTCCACTCTGATGCACGCAGAGTCCGGACTACGGCGGGGCCCCCTGGAAGTAAGTAACTCTAGAAACTTAGCACGTTGGATCAACACATGACAAGCACTACGAGATTACCTACCCAGTAGTTTTTAATAACAACATCAAACTTAAAAGTGTCCAACTAGTATTTTCATCTCGATGGAATTGTGAAGAGACGGTACTTGACATGTTTCCTAGAAAAAAGGCACGGTTGAGCCCGGCCGAAATGACTACGAAGGACGACGCGAAGACCCTGGTAAGCGCCTCAACAATACAGACCCCTACGTCACAATCACAGGCGTCAAAGGCGACACCCGCGACAGAAACAGACCAAGGCAACAACCAAAAGGTGCCATCGAGACAGCAGACCATGAGTTATTCTCGATCCATAGACCGCAGAAGTAGCAAAGACGTAGGATCTCTTGGCTTTCCCTGACCCTCCCGAGGTCTAACAAGACATGCAGGTACAAAGACCAAGAAGTTGGTACGGCTCATGGCCACGAGCTCCGAAAGCCTCGGCATCCACCTCAGTCGCGAAAGAAAATATACTTGGAGGAACAGTAAAATCCAATAAAGCCCCCGATCTAGGTCGATACGAGGCGAAGAGAAACGATAGCGATGATGCCAGTATCCTAAGTACGACGGGGACGATTAAAACAATGCCGAAGATTAAACAAAACAAGTCTGATGCTACAATGACCGAAGAGCATATGCAGAACGAATCGCAAAGTCAGATCAAGCCAGATGTTGGAGTGTCCAGAGAGCCCACCCAAATCACAGAAAGCCAAAAGACATCGACACCAAAAAACGCAGGGACCGCAGAAACAACAACGCATGAACCGCAAGAATCTGAGACCGGTGATGCCCAGTCTAAATCTCAGGCCGACATGCGACCCGCAGAATCTGCATCTCAGAACGAGGGTCAGCAACCGCCAACTTCATCAGGATGGCTAGGATGGTGGTCTAGAACGCCTTTCACGGAGACCCAGGCGACTCCAACACTTGATACAGGCACTCAGTCAATGATCGAGATTGAGGCTACAAAAGAAGCCGACACTCCTCGGCCCGTCACTCCACCTGCTCAAGTAGAGCCTTCAGAGCAGATGACCTCTCCTAAAAACGATCAAGACCCACGACCTACTTCTTGGTTTCGATACTGGTATCCTTCGGTTGAACCTGTTAAAGCTCCAGAGGATAAGCCAGACATTCAACAACCACAAACAGACACTGAACCTCCCTCAGAAGACGTTGTCATGAAGAACTCTGAGCCGCCCTCTCATCAAAATGAGCCACCTCCCAAGAGCGGTTCGACATGGGCCTTTTGGTCCAAGGAATCgccaaaaacaaaagaaacccATCCTTTGCCTGAATCTGGAGAAGTAGCGGTAATGGGCGATGGGTCAGAGGCCCATCCTCAACCCATGGCAGAATGCGATGTATCGCCAACCAAGGACAGCAAAATAGAAGACCTGAAAGTCAAGGACAAACCAGCATCTGTCAAGTCCaggtggatgaagaagaacaagCGCGTTAGGCCTCAGTCGATGGATTTGGATCACACATCATCGCCCCCAGTATCTGGAGCATCAACCCCAACCAGGACAGCGACTCCTACTCAAGATATCGATAAGACTTCGGCCAAGATTGCTTCTTCCGATCAATCCATCGCCGAGTCAGAAACATCTACCAAACACTCTGCCAACCTCCTACTTCCATCTTTTTCCAGCACTTACCGTATGAAGGACAACCCATCCATTGTGAAGCAATTGACGCAATTCCTGCTTCGCACACAACAAGCCCCTCCCAACCATGTCTTCCGAGTGGACAAGCCTCCAAATATCAAAAAGGCCATTGCAATCGGTGTGCATGGACTATTTCCCGCAACATATCTTCGCCCCATGATTGGGCAACCCACAGGTACATCCCTGCGCTTTGCCGCTCTTGGAGCTGAGGGAATCCGAAGATGGGCTGAGTCTCATGGCTGTGGTGATTGCGAGATCGAAAAGGTTGCCCTCGAGGGAGAAGGAAAGATTCAAGATCGCGTAGACAATCTATGGAAGCTCATGCTTAACTGGATTGATCATATTCGCAACGCTGATTTTGTTCTGATTGCATGTCACTCGCAAGGAGTTCCCGTGAGTATCATGTTGCTCGAGAAGCTAATTGATCTCggcatcatcaccaacgccAAAGTCGGTGTTTGTGCCATGGCCGGAGTTGCACTGGGGCCTTTCCCTGACTACAAGTCCAGTTTACTCATGGGTTCTGCTGCTGAGTTGTGGGACTTTGGGAACGCAGAGAGTGATAACTCAAAGCGTTTTGAGAATGCCCTGAAGCGCGTAGTAGACTACGGGGCCCGTGTCACATTCATTGGTAGCATTGACGATCAGCTCGTACCAATGGAGGTAAGTCTTGGCCACTGTTCATATCTTTTATATCAAATAGCTAACATATGCAGTCTGCTGTCTACTCCCCTGCAAACCATCCTTACATCTACCGAGCTGTCTTTATCGACGGGCGTGTCCATGCCCCTGATTTTATTGCTCATCTGGTTGGCTTCGCTCTCAAACTTCGCAACCTTGGTGTTTCGGACCATGGCTTGGTTCGCGAGCTATCCGTCCCTCTTGCTGGCTCACTTTACTCAGGTGCCGGCCATTCTCGCCTCTACTACGATGACGCGGTATACGATCTTGCCATTGCGCATGCTCTCGAAACAGCACCTGCTGGTCCTCCACCAGCACCATGTACTATCTCCCCGCGCGGAGGACCATTGACATCGCAGAACCCATACGTCTTACCCTGGATTATGCGTGGATTGTTGGAAGAGGACTTTGTCCGTACTGAATTGAGTGCCGAAGCAGATGAGCTACTGAAGCAATTCGATGACTGGAAACCTACCAACAAGGCCCTTAAGGACGTCAAATACCGCCTCGAGGCTGTGCGGTCCAAACTTTGATTTGAGGGATTTGAACAGATTTTATGATTGATTTTACACGGCATTAGAAATTGTATGATTTCATATACGCAACAGGGCTTACGGCGTATTACGAAGACGGCGCAAATTCATACCCAGAATGGGCACAACATAGTTTGGAGTTCAGTGATAGCGAGACTTAACATACAGGATAATATACATCAACGtagtcttttcttctttagaATTCTTCATTTGTCTGCTTTATACTGGTATACGTTAATTTTGAGTCTAGGGGAGAAATCGTGTGGGCTCATATAATACATATTTTCCCGACCATCATAGTCTTTCTACTCCTCATAATGCTACATCCCAATGTCCGGTATATGCTTTACAAGATATCCCACTCTATTATACACCTCCTCTTCACGGAGGACGTCATACAAGTGACCAACAACATCATATTTTGGTACAATAGCACGTCAAATCTACGACAAGCTGCCAAGCTTCCAGCTGTCGATGCGATCTTGAATCTGGTCCCAGCTCATTGTGTGGCTGCTGACACCGTATGCCTGGGCCTCCTGCAGAACCACGGTAGGAGCACCGCTTCCACCGCCAGGGTTTTTCACATGACCGCCAACGATCATAGTGGCCACACGACGGAGGTCATCCACTGTTAGGTTCTCGATACGACGGCACATATCCTTGACGGGAATCTTGCGGCCGTGGACCTGGATTGAGCGGCCGAGATCCTCGAGCTCAACCATACGGCTCTCGAGGTTCATAAGGAGGCTGGATCGCAGTTGGTTCTTTGCGCGTGCAACCTCGGTCTCTTGCAGACGTGAGAAGCCTGTCGTCAGAGTAAGGGCACGGAGCTCTTGGCACATGACGTCGAGCATGGCAGCTGTTCGTCCGGGCAAGCAGCTTGCTGAGATGCCGAAGAGGCCGGAGTCAGTGTAGGAGTGGTTGAAGGCCATGCAGGACTCGACCCAACCGTGCTGGTTCAGGACATTGGTGTATAGGCGAGAGTACATGCCTTTACCAGGTCCACCAGCAGAGAAagaaccaccaccaccgaggAGAGTCTGGAGTGTGGCAAGGGCGTAGATATCGTCCGAAGAGACAGGGAGACCTTCGAAGGCGAGGTGGATATGTGTGAAAGTAGGGAGACCGCTCAGGTTAGGTGGTTGAGCGGGGAGCCAGGAGAAACCGCCTGTATATTTGGAGGGGCGTACAATATCGGCTTGAGAGGGGAGATTGTCGAGGTTCTGAGAAGCGGAAGGGGTGTTCTTGAAAAACCGTGAAAGAAGCCCGGAGGATGACTGCGGTGATGAAGAGACTGACGATGCGCTAGCTTCGCTATCTGATAGTTCGCTTTCGCTAGTCTCGGAACCAGTTGTCTCTGTGGTCTGCTGTGCGCCCTTTTGCATATCGCCAAAGAACTTTTCTGTCAGCTTGACAGCCTCGCCGTGCTCAACACCAGCATATGCCACGACCATTCTCTCGGGTCGATAGAAGAGATCTCGGTACGCCAAGACAGTGTTTCTGTTGATAGCACCCAGCCTATCCTCCGGGCACAGCAGCGGGTTTCCGAGGGTGTTATCCTTGAACGCAGCAGTGTGAACTAGCTCGGGCAGAATAAGTTCAGGCTTGCTCCAGATCTCGCGGATCTCATATCGTGCTGTCTCG includes:
- a CDS encoding hypothetical protein (BUSCO:10018at5125), which gives rise to MTTKDDAKTLVSASTIQTPTSQSQASKATPATETDQGNNQKVPSRQQTMSYSRSIDRRSSKDVQRPRSWYGSWPRAPKASASTSVAKENILGGTVKSNKAPDLGRYEAKRNDSDDASILSTTGTIKTMPKIKQNKSDATMTEEHMQNESQSQIKPDVGVSREPTQITESQKTSTPKNAGTAETTTHEPQESETGDAQSKSQADMRPAESASQNEGQQPPTSSGWLGWWSRTPFTETQATPTLDTGTQSMIEIEATKEADTPRPVTPPAQVEPSEQMTSPKNDQDPRPTSWFRYWYPSVEPVKAPEDKPDIQQPQTDTEPPSEDVVMKNSEPPSHQNEPPPKSGSTWAFWSKESPKTKETHPLPESGEVAVMGDGSEAHPQPMAECDVSPTKDSKIEDLKVKDKPASVKSRWMKKNKRVRPQSMDLDHTSSPPVSGASTPTRTATPTQDIDKTSAKIASSDQSIAESETSTKHSANLLLPSFSSTYRMKDNPSIVKQLTQFLLRTQQAPPNHVFRVDKPPNIKKAIAIGVHGLFPATYLRPMIGQPTGTSLRFAALGAEGIRRWAESHGCGDCEIEKVALEGEGKIQDRVDNLWKLMLNWIDHIRNADFVLIACHSQGVPVSIMLLEKLIDLGIITNAKVGVCAMAGVALGPFPDYKSSLLMGSAAELWDFGNAESDNSKRFENALKRVVDYGARVTFIGSIDDQLVPMESAVYSPANHPYIYRAVFIDGRVHAPDFIAHLVGFALKLRNLGVSDHGLVRELSVPLAGSLYSGAGHSRLYYDDAVYDLAIAHALETAPAGPPPAPCTISPRGGPLTSQNPYVLPWIMRGLLEEDFVRTELSAEADELLKQFDDWKPTNKALKDVKYRLEAVRSKL
- a CDS encoding hypothetical protein (MEROPS:MER0079232~BUSCO:25945at5125), whose amino-acid sequence is MLRQFSAGLPTKARASCSKVLGQAAKFSLARRSMATVKVKGIEKDPTDLDKVTTLPNGLRVASEALPGSFAGVGVYIEGGSRFENDSLRGVSHIMDRLAFKSTSKRSADDMLEQVEALGGNIQCASSRESMMYQAATFNNAVPQTIELLAETIRDPQITDLEVAEQIETARYEIREIWSKPELILPELVHTAAFKDNTLGNPLLCPEDRLGAINRNTVLAYRDLFYRPERMVVAYAGVEHGEAVKLTEKFFGDMQKGAQQTTETTGSETSESELSDSEASASSVSSSPQSSSGLLSRFFKNTPSASQNLDNLPSQADIVRPSKYTGGFSWLPAQPPNLSGLPTFTHIHLAFEGLPVSSDDIYALATLQTLLGGGGSFSAGGPGKGMYSRLYTNVLNQHGWVESCMAFNHSYTDSGLFGISASCLPGRTAAMLDVMCQELRALTLTTGFSRLQETEVARAKNQLRSSLLMNLESRMVELEDLGRSIQVHGRKIPVKDMCRRIENLTVDDLRRVATMIVGGHVKNPGGGSGAPTVVLQEAQAYGVSSHTMSWDQIQDRIDSWKLGSLS